Proteins from a single region of Candidatus Rubrimentiphilum sp.:
- a CDS encoding efflux RND transporter permease subunit, translating into MWLTRFAINRPIITAVVFIGLAIFGIISFLQLGRSSNPPGTDFPVVVVVAYYPGASPQDMERMVVKPIEDQMAGIDNLDHISATAQESTATVGVVFNLGTNIDLAAVDVQRRTDTARVFMPNDLDPPSVIKAGTSEPPLLDIAVSSAKLSQAQIADVINSQVKPLIEAIPNVQSVDVYGSASREFHVEPLPGQLLGTNATLNDIFSAVANDNLNVPGGMMTQPTQESTIALHSYINNVGDILAIPLAVPNGAGQGMKIADVAHVYDSHQEMRTISHFNGKPRVYIGINPVLNADQIKATQVARQQMAIIEARFPQLKFTEEDAQADLTAKQLWGVGQSLIEGIFLTAIVMMLFLHAWRNAIVVLIAIPSSILSTFILMRAFGFHIDSLSMMGLSLIIGILVDDSIVVLENIARHRDLGQKPVDAAINGRSEIGNAAVAITMVDVVVFLPIAFMPGLVGTYLKEYGAVVVTATLFSLFVSFTLTPLLAAKWSMLKRSEGDPGWVRALDNRVMDIALVATALGMFVLGNVTGWFLLNVFAVFIVALLILNFIVHRYEAFTEYYFDKLLPFALTHGSFVVFVCVALLLNAFSLLGGGGIATAFVDGFLFAVTGITYVLAIFFRAFGWNKVSSENRALDWLICMPLRWYSSLGTYPPLTLASLGFPIVAALTIGLLGGVNFDFFPAQQTGVISMTVSYASGTPIATTNRFVGQLETAIMKLPGVKSVSSTVGRKPASFSGITGGNFAQLTAQMDDGHIKDTNKTVATIRKLGYLVPGGDFEVAQESGNGSAVQYSMTGPEDQIGPAAEKVARFLRTVPGAINVQTSAEIAAPRLNVDINQSKASLLGVAPSAAANVARIAVGGAVATKVRTPNGLVDVRVQFPPADRNSVDNLKNVRVRANNGMLVPLGSIADFTWTKAPTRVERYNRQRVVNVFSDMLPGYSSGQLIGPLTKKMREPGFLPAGVAPAAQGNALWVGQAMTNLGIAVITSAVLIYALMVILYGSFVEPLIVMFSVPLALIGALLFLGLMGRIQPEQGQSLNIISLLGVIMLFGLVAKNGILLVDYSNTLVKRGMRVRDAVLRAAATRFRPILMTTAAMIFGMLPLSLGYAEGGEWRQAMGTVIIGGLLSSLALTIFIVPMIYNTWMGYFERLADAKAVREELRPQGVGAGVPAS; encoded by the coding sequence ATGTGGTTGACCCGGTTCGCGATCAATCGGCCCATCATCACCGCGGTGGTCTTCATAGGCCTCGCGATTTTTGGCATTATTTCGTTCCTCCAGCTCGGGCGCAGCTCGAACCCGCCGGGAACGGACTTTCCGGTGGTGGTCGTCGTCGCGTACTATCCCGGTGCATCGCCCCAAGACATGGAGCGAATGGTCGTCAAGCCGATCGAAGACCAGATGGCCGGCATCGACAACCTCGATCATATCTCTGCCACCGCGCAGGAAAGCACCGCGACGGTCGGCGTCGTTTTCAACCTCGGAACGAACATCGATTTGGCGGCAGTCGACGTGCAGCGCCGCACCGACACCGCTCGCGTCTTCATGCCCAACGATTTGGATCCGCCGAGCGTCATAAAGGCGGGGACGTCGGAGCCGCCGCTGCTCGACATCGCGGTCAGCTCCGCTAAACTGTCGCAAGCGCAGATCGCCGACGTCATCAACAGCCAAGTCAAGCCGTTGATTGAAGCAATTCCCAACGTCCAGTCGGTCGACGTGTACGGATCGGCCAGCCGCGAGTTTCATGTCGAGCCGCTGCCCGGCCAATTGCTTGGGACGAACGCAACCTTAAACGACATCTTTTCTGCAGTTGCAAACGACAACCTGAACGTGCCGGGCGGCATGATGACTCAGCCGACGCAGGAGTCGACCATTGCGTTGCATTCGTACATTAATAATGTAGGCGACATTCTGGCCATTCCGCTTGCGGTGCCCAACGGCGCAGGCCAGGGCATGAAGATTGCCGACGTGGCTCACGTCTACGACAGCCACCAGGAGATGCGAACGATCTCGCACTTCAACGGCAAGCCGCGCGTCTATATCGGCATAAACCCGGTGCTCAACGCCGATCAAATCAAGGCCACGCAAGTCGCGCGCCAGCAAATGGCGATCATCGAGGCGCGCTTTCCGCAACTGAAGTTCACCGAAGAAGACGCCCAAGCAGACCTCACAGCAAAGCAACTCTGGGGCGTCGGTCAGTCGCTGATCGAAGGCATTTTCTTGACGGCAATCGTCATGATGCTGTTCTTGCACGCGTGGCGCAACGCCATCGTCGTGCTGATCGCGATACCGAGCTCGATTCTCTCGACGTTCATTCTGATGCGGGCGTTCGGCTTCCACATCGACAGCCTGTCCATGATGGGATTGTCGCTTATCATCGGTATCTTGGTCGACGACTCGATCGTGGTGCTTGAGAATATCGCACGACATCGAGATCTCGGGCAGAAGCCGGTCGACGCCGCGATCAACGGCCGCTCCGAAATCGGCAACGCGGCAGTTGCGATCACGATGGTTGACGTCGTCGTCTTTTTACCGATCGCGTTTATGCCCGGATTGGTGGGCACGTATTTGAAAGAATACGGGGCAGTGGTCGTCACGGCGACACTGTTCTCGCTGTTCGTTTCGTTCACGCTCACGCCGCTGCTGGCCGCCAAATGGAGCATGCTGAAACGTTCGGAAGGCGACCCGGGCTGGGTTCGCGCGCTGGACAACAGGGTTATGGATATCGCGCTCGTCGCGACTGCCCTCGGCATGTTCGTTCTGGGCAACGTGACCGGCTGGTTCTTGCTCAATGTCTTCGCCGTCTTCATCGTCGCGTTGCTGATTCTCAATTTCATCGTGCACCGCTATGAGGCGTTCACGGAGTATTACTTCGATAAACTGCTGCCGTTTGCGCTTACGCACGGAAGCTTCGTTGTCTTCGTCTGCGTGGCGTTGCTGCTGAATGCATTCTCGCTCTTGGGCGGCGGCGGCATCGCAACCGCTTTCGTCGACGGGTTCCTCTTTGCGGTGACCGGCATTACGTACGTACTCGCGATCTTTTTCCGCGCTTTCGGCTGGAATAAAGTGAGCAGCGAAAACCGCGCGCTGGATTGGCTGATTTGCATGCCGCTGCGCTGGTACAGTTCGCTCGGGACCTATCCTCCGCTCACGCTGGCAAGTCTGGGTTTCCCAATCGTGGCCGCACTTACCATCGGTTTGCTGGGCGGCGTCAACTTCGACTTCTTCCCGGCGCAGCAGACCGGCGTCATCAGCATGACGGTGAGTTATGCTTCGGGGACGCCGATCGCAACGACGAACCGGTTCGTCGGTCAGCTCGAAACCGCCATTATGAAGCTGCCGGGCGTCAAGTCCGTAAGTTCGACGGTCGGCCGTAAGCCTGCGAGCTTCAGCGGAATAACGGGCGGAAACTTCGCGCAACTTACCGCGCAAATGGACGACGGTCATATCAAGGACACCAACAAAACCGTCGCCACTATTCGCAAGTTGGGTTACCTTGTGCCAGGCGGCGACTTTGAGGTTGCGCAAGAGAGCGGCAACGGCTCAGCGGTGCAGTATTCGATGACCGGCCCCGAAGATCAGATCGGGCCGGCGGCCGAGAAAGTGGCGCGCTTCCTGCGGACAGTTCCGGGCGCGATCAACGTCCAGACCTCCGCCGAGATTGCCGCACCTCGCTTAAACGTGGACATCAATCAGTCGAAAGCCTCGCTGCTCGGCGTCGCACCCTCGGCAGCGGCGAACGTCGCGCGCATCGCCGTCGGCGGGGCGGTCGCAACCAAAGTGCGCACACCCAACGGCCTTGTTGACGTGCGCGTGCAATTTCCGCCCGCCGATCGCAATTCGGTCGATAACTTAAAGAACGTCCGAGTGCGCGCGAACAATGGAATGCTCGTTCCGCTCGGATCTATCGCGGACTTCACGTGGACGAAAGCGCCGACACGCGTCGAGCGCTACAACCGCCAGCGCGTCGTCAACGTTTTCTCCGACATGTTGCCCGGCTACTCATCCGGTCAGCTTATCGGACCGCTCACGAAGAAGATGCGCGAACCCGGTTTCTTACCGGCCGGTGTGGCGCCGGCGGCTCAGGGCAATGCGCTCTGGGTAGGCCAAGCGATGACGAATCTGGGAATCGCGGTTATAACTTCGGCCGTCCTCATTTACGCGCTGATGGTGATCCTGTACGGTTCGTTCGTAGAACCGCTGATCGTCATGTTCTCGGTGCCGCTGGCGCTGATCGGTGCGCTCTTGTTCCTGGGTTTGATGGGCCGCATTCAGCCGGAGCAAGGACAGTCGCTGAACATCATCTCGCTGCTCGGTGTCATCATGCTCTTCGGCTTGGTCGCCAAGAACGGAATATTGCTCGTCGATTATTCGAACACGCTGGTCAAGCGCGGCATGCGTGTGCGCGATGCGGTGCTCCGTGCGGCTGCGACGCGATTCCGTCCGATTTTGATGACCACCGCTGCGATGATCTTCGGCATGCTGCCGCTCTCTTTGGGATATGCCGAGGGTGGCGAGTGGCGCCAAGCGATGGGCACGGTCATTATCGGAGGGCTGCTGAGCTCGCTCGCGCTGACGATCTTCATCGTTCCGATGATCTACAACACCTGGATGGGTTACTTCGAGCGGCTCGCCGATGCAAAGGCGGTCCGGGAAGAATTGCGGCCGCAGGGCGTCGGCGCGGGAGTTCCCGCCTCGTAA
- a CDS encoding copper amine oxidase N-terminal domain-containing protein, producing MIIARRLAAAALAASLLAGFAIMPVSAQNVSVVVNGATVTFDQPPVERAGRVFVPLRGVFERLGASVVYANGVINAQGNGRSVHLQIGSTQATVNGQTLTMDVAPFVIGARTLVPLRFVAQSLGAAVNWSQSNNTVYIQGNGSAVVPPPNGNPATNVINRLNPAPNTHVGGTFTLSGHTRPGSAVHVVVTATASVLGGVIGVATGTNNYDAVANASGNFSVPVSINAVSGGSLRIAITSTSPTGAVAQRTVAYST from the coding sequence ATGATCATCGCCAGACGGCTCGCCGCAGCAGCGTTAGCCGCGTCCCTTCTTGCGGGCTTCGCAATTATGCCCGTATCCGCGCAGAACGTGAGCGTTGTGGTGAACGGTGCGACGGTTACGTTCGATCAGCCGCCGGTCGAACGGGCAGGACGCGTTTTCGTTCCGTTACGCGGCGTCTTCGAACGTTTAGGTGCCAGCGTGGTATATGCCAACGGCGTCATTAACGCGCAGGGCAATGGCCGCAGCGTTCACTTGCAGATCGGTTCGACGCAGGCGACGGTCAACGGGCAGACGCTCACCATGGACGTCGCGCCGTTTGTGATCGGCGCGCGCACGCTGGTGCCATTGCGCTTTGTGGCGCAGTCGCTTGGCGCGGCTGTGAACTGGAGTCAGTCCAACAATACCGTCTACATTCAGGGGAACGGCAGCGCGGTTGTGCCTCCGCCGAATGGTAATCCCGCCACCAACGTCATTAACCGGTTGAATCCTGCGCCGAACACGCATGTCGGCGGAACCTTCACGCTCTCCGGCCACACTCGTCCCGGCTCGGCCGTGCACGTGGTGGTGACCGCGACCGCAAGCGTGCTTGGCGGTGTGATCGGTGTCGCCACCGGAACCAACAATTACGACGCGGTCGCCAACGCGAGCGGCAATTTCAGCGTCCCGGTGAGCATCAACGCGGTTTCGGGTGGCTCGTTGCGGATTGCGATAACGTCAACCTCACCCACCGGCGCAGTCGCACAAAGAACTGTCGCATACTCGACGTAG
- a CDS encoding stalk domain-containing protein — MIIAKRFGAWVLTAALAAGFVMAPVQAQGVNVVVNGATITFDQPPIERAGRVFVPLRGVFERLGASVVFANNDINAQGNGRSVHLHIGSTQATVNGQAVFMDVAPFLVGARTLVPLRFVAQALGASVNWNQSNNTVYIQGSGASTVIPPTNGSFSLTNKRPATNSNTTEPNIRASFSEPVNRDTLHVYVDGQDVSGSTEASASSFNVTPSFALNSGTHTVRVTGTTVAGASFDTGWSFTTSATATSNILNGITPPNGSTVGSSFTLTGHTRAGAAVHIAATASATAFGIIPVGTGTFQTDVTADGAGNFSVPVNINTTSGGRVTVIITSTQSNGASVSRTLNYTAG; from the coding sequence ATGATTATTGCAAAGCGCTTCGGCGCATGGGTGCTGACCGCGGCCCTGGCCGCCGGTTTCGTTATGGCCCCCGTGCAAGCCCAAGGGGTTAACGTCGTGGTAAACGGCGCAACCATTACTTTCGACCAGCCGCCGATCGAGCGCGCGGGCCGCGTCTTCGTTCCGCTGCGCGGCGTCTTCGAGCGGCTCGGCGCCAGCGTCGTGTTCGCCAATAACGACATCAATGCGCAAGGCAACGGCCGCAGCGTTCATCTGCACATCGGGTCGACACAGGCAACCGTAAACGGACAAGCCGTCTTTATGGACGTTGCTCCATTCCTGGTCGGCGCGCGCACGCTCGTACCGCTGCGCTTTGTCGCGCAGGCCTTGGGCGCCAGCGTAAACTGGAACCAATCGAACAATACCGTCTACATCCAGGGCAGCGGAGCCTCAACGGTAATCCCGCCTACGAACGGTTCGTTCTCGCTCACGAACAAGCGACCGGCGACGAATTCGAACACGACGGAGCCGAATATTCGTGCGTCCTTCAGCGAGCCGGTCAATCGCGACACGCTGCACGTGTACGTTGATGGGCAGGATGTCAGCGGCTCGACCGAAGCGAGCGCGAGCAGCTTCAACGTAACGCCAAGCTTCGCGCTGAATTCGGGAACGCACACGGTGCGCGTTACCGGAACGACGGTGGCCGGGGCGTCGTTCGATACGGGCTGGTCGTTTACGACAAGCGCGACCGCAACGAGCAACATCCTGAACGGAATCACTCCGCCCAACGGCAGCACGGTCGGTAGTTCGTTCACGCTAACCGGACACACGCGCGCAGGTGCGGCCGTGCATATCGCCGCGACGGCCAGCGCGACGGCGTTCGGAATCATTCCGGTCGGCACCGGCACCTTCCAAACCGACGTCACCGCAGACGGGGCCGGCAACTTCAGCGTTCCCGTCAACATCAATACGACGTCGGGCGGACGCGTCACGGTCATCATTACATCGACCCAGAGCAACGGCGCCTCGGTCTCGCGAACGCTGAACTACACGGCCGGCTAA
- a CDS encoding SDR family oxidoreductase yields the protein MRILITGAAAGLAQRIAVTLAEDGHDIVFTFRPEGTPPDRTLELLRAAGRDAVAYPVEFLGEEETVDAAMRAALKEPVDALVHAVGPMVIKRFEESTPQEYREMIDGNLRSAVIASRAVLPEMRERGFGRLVFFALNGSSVTRPVRGLSLHVAAKAGLVAFARSLAVEEAKRAITVNVIELGDIRQKTITRQEALTMTAQNPRGRPGTADDVAGAVRFFLEPANDFVTGAVLAVTGGLTEPYERTAKPS from the coding sequence ATGCGGATTTTGATCACCGGCGCCGCGGCGGGACTCGCCCAGCGGATCGCGGTGACCCTGGCCGAGGACGGCCACGACATCGTTTTCACGTTTCGCCCGGAGGGTACGCCGCCCGACCGGACGCTCGAATTGCTGCGCGCGGCGGGCCGCGATGCCGTCGCGTATCCGGTCGAGTTTTTGGGCGAGGAAGAAACGGTCGATGCCGCGATGCGCGCCGCGCTGAAGGAGCCGGTGGACGCGCTCGTGCACGCCGTCGGTCCGATGGTCATCAAGCGTTTCGAAGAGTCAACGCCGCAAGAATATCGCGAGATGATCGACGGCAATCTACGCAGCGCGGTGATCGCTTCCCGTGCCGTTCTGCCCGAGATGCGCGAACGCGGCTTCGGCCGGTTAGTTTTCTTCGCCCTCAATGGCTCGAGCGTCACGCGTCCGGTGCGCGGCTTGTCGCTTCACGTCGCGGCGAAAGCGGGCTTGGTTGCCTTCGCGCGTTCGCTCGCCGTCGAGGAAGCCAAGCGGGCAATCACTGTCAACGTCATCGAGCTCGGCGACATCCGGCAGAAGACAATTACGCGGCAAGAAGCGCTGACGATGACGGCCCAAAATCCGCGCGGCCGCCCCGGCACCGCCGATGACGTAGCCGGTGCGGTGCGATTTTTTCTGGAACCGGCAAATGATTTTGTCACCGGCGCGGTCCTCGCGGTTACAGGCGGGTTGACCGAACCGTACGAGCGAACCGCCAAACCCTCATGA
- a CDS encoding M1 family metallopeptidase translates to MIHDDANGRRAFALPGSTLHYGPDKTVDVEHIDLRLTPDLEQRRLDAVCTTTVRALDEPVSILSLDAVDLDVTSVERDGKALRFTPRGGRLDVSFEPPIAAEQQATFAITYSATKPRHGLFFVEPSAEYPDKVPHAWTQCQDQNARYWFPCLDYPDEKQTTSATITVPKGQFALSNGTLVERRDDGAKTIFRYKHDTPHSTYLVTMVAGPFVEVEQAGASVPVYYYVLPGREADGERSFGKTPQMVNVFEERLAAPYPYPRYSQIAVSDFIFGGMENTTATTQTDRTLHDERAHLDFSSDPLVAHELAHQWFGDLLTCRDWSQAWLNESFATFFEGVFREADLGYDEYVYDVFEWVKRYLEEDKERYRRPIVCNDYRDPVELFDRHLYEKGGAVLHMLRGELGEARFWRSMRRYVRDNNGRSVETIDLIRAIEQATGRNMRAFFDRWVFGAGHPQLKVGAEYDGTRRVLTVTMDQLQKVDAENRAFAFDVDIEVDGRRIRVHVEREHETVTIPLDSEPALVRFDPGAFILADVAYAFGVRLASASLADDPSVIARIRAGRELVKEGSAQARSAIAAAFERESFWGVLAELAEALGKSHAAWARDVLLGAMKHKHPKVRRAAAAALGEFKDEAAEALTGPAKDDESYFVRRAALHALGKTRDKRAFKILSDAAKGTSWNGVVESGAAAGLGELGDARATAVLIELTKPGKNDAIRAAALLALARQAQVLESERAAAVDTIARALDDESFAILRGAIDAAEHLDDKHFLPALDRSAENAFDGRLRRDAAEAALRIRESQKTPAQVTGLRTDLDALRAEHRRLQEKLETLSRA, encoded by the coding sequence ATGATCCACGACGATGCGAACGGGCGCCGCGCCTTCGCGCTGCCCGGCTCGACGCTGCACTACGGCCCCGACAAAACCGTTGACGTCGAGCACATCGACCTTCGATTAACTCCGGATCTCGAGCAGCGCCGCCTTGACGCCGTGTGCACGACGACAGTGCGCGCGCTCGACGAACCGGTGAGCATTCTGTCGCTGGACGCGGTGGATCTGGACGTCACGTCGGTCGAGCGCGACGGCAAGGCGCTGCGCTTCACGCCGCGGGGCGGCCGGCTCGACGTTTCTTTCGAGCCGCCGATTGCCGCCGAGCAGCAGGCGACGTTCGCAATTACGTACAGCGCCACCAAGCCACGCCATGGACTCTTTTTCGTCGAGCCGTCGGCTGAATATCCGGACAAAGTCCCCCACGCCTGGACCCAGTGCCAGGATCAAAACGCGCGCTATTGGTTTCCGTGTCTTGACTATCCGGACGAAAAACAGACGACGTCGGCCACCATCACCGTTCCGAAAGGGCAGTTCGCGTTGTCGAATGGGACGCTCGTCGAACGGCGAGACGACGGCGCGAAAACGATCTTTCGCTACAAACATGACACGCCGCATTCGACCTATCTGGTGACGATGGTCGCCGGACCATTTGTGGAAGTCGAACAGGCGGGTGCGAGCGTTCCGGTTTATTATTACGTGCTGCCGGGCCGCGAAGCCGACGGCGAACGATCGTTCGGCAAAACGCCGCAGATGGTGAACGTTTTCGAAGAGCGCCTGGCGGCGCCGTACCCGTACCCGCGGTACTCGCAGATCGCGGTCTCGGATTTTATCTTCGGCGGGATGGAAAACACAACGGCCACGACGCAGACGGATCGCACGCTGCACGACGAGCGCGCGCATCTCGATTTTTCTTCCGACCCGCTGGTGGCGCACGAACTCGCGCACCAGTGGTTCGGCGACCTGCTTACCTGCCGCGACTGGTCGCAGGCGTGGCTGAACGAAAGCTTCGCCACGTTTTTCGAGGGCGTATTTCGCGAAGCCGATCTCGGCTATGACGAATACGTGTACGACGTCTTCGAGTGGGTCAAACGTTATCTCGAAGAGGATAAGGAACGCTACCGGCGCCCGATCGTCTGCAACGACTATCGCGACCCCGTCGAACTCTTCGATCGCCATCTTTATGAAAAGGGCGGCGCCGTCTTACACATGTTGCGCGGCGAACTCGGCGAGGCGCGGTTTTGGCGGTCGATGCGCCGTTACGTGCGCGATAACAACGGCCGTAGCGTAGAGACGATCGATCTGATTCGCGCGATCGAGCAGGCCACCGGCCGCAACATGCGCGCGTTTTTCGACCGTTGGGTCTTCGGAGCCGGGCATCCGCAACTGAAGGTCGGCGCCGAATATGACGGCACGCGCCGCGTCTTGACGGTAACTATGGATCAGCTCCAAAAAGTCGATGCAGAGAATCGGGCTTTTGCATTTGACGTTGACATCGAAGTAGACGGCCGTCGCATTCGCGTTCACGTCGAGCGCGAGCATGAAACGGTGACGATCCCGCTCGATTCCGAACCTGCTCTCGTGCGGTTCGATCCCGGCGCATTCATTTTGGCAGACGTTGCCTACGCATTCGGCGTTCGTTTGGCGTCCGCGTCGCTCGCGGACGATCCGTCCGTCATAGCGCGCATCCGCGCGGGACGAGAGCTTGTAAAGGAAGGCTCAGCGCAGGCGCGATCCGCGATCGCAGCGGCGTTCGAACGCGAATCCTTCTGGGGCGTACTGGCCGAGCTGGCCGAGGCGCTCGGAAAATCGCACGCCGCGTGGGCGCGCGACGTGCTCCTCGGCGCGATGAAACACAAGCATCCCAAGGTGCGGCGCGCGGCTGCGGCCGCGCTGGGTGAGTTCAAAGACGAAGCCGCGGAAGCGCTTACTGGTCCGGCAAAGGATGATGAATCGTATTTCGTCCGGCGGGCGGCGCTGCACGCGCTGGGAAAAACGCGTGATAAGCGCGCGTTTAAGATTTTAAGCGACGCAGCCAAAGGCACGTCGTGGAACGGCGTCGTTGAATCGGGCGCGGCTGCGGGACTTGGCGAGCTGGGCGATGCGCGTGCCACCGCCGTGCTTATCGAATTGACCAAGCCGGGAAAGAACGATGCGATACGCGCTGCCGCTCTGCTTGCGTTGGCGCGTCAAGCCCAAGTGCTGGAGTCCGAACGCGCCGCCGCCGTCGACACGATCGCGCGTGCGCTGGATGATGAAAGCTTTGCAATCTTGCGCGGCGCTATTGACGCTGCCGAGCATTTGGATGACAAGCATTTTCTCCCCGCGCTGGACCGCTCGGCCGAAAATGCATTCGACGGCCGGCTGCGGCGGGACGCGGCCGAAGCCGCGCTGCGCATCCGCGAATCACAAAAAACGCCCGCGCAAGTCACCGGCTTGCGCACCGACCTCGACGCGCTTCGTGCAGAACACCGCCGGCTCCAGGAGAAGCTCGAAACCCTCTCGCGCGCTTAG
- the dacB gene encoding D-alanyl-D-alanine carboxypeptidase/D-alanyl-D-alanine-endopeptidase: MQNTAGSRRSSKPSRALSCAPAVFVALLAACGHASAPSKPPVAAPQRTPAPAWGSAAKSDLQNTIRQALSPALARAYDWSCAVIAEDGTLLYDDHSTRAVVPASAQKLIVGDVVLTRLRPHYRFHTLLAAAEAPRDGTIGGDLWLVGSGDPSLRSDDLRRGVTKMQSAGLRAVTGGVAVDGSALAGAELNPHWNPGDANEDFMAAISGVSIDEDTVEFRIAGTSAGQPAQVRIKPQSAAVIYYGSIATGNADDVIVAATGTPNVFRLAGTIPPGVREIFYLPVHGIPHYAGTVLTRFLRDAQITVARGPSVRRVPQDAAILWDHPSPELMQLVHHMMIFSDNHFAEQFLRALGASAGGPADDATGLATERAVLRGKGIPTPGLHLVDGSGLSDANRVAAITLARILAMDDLYPMLARGGLDGTLKWYHFAQANGRVRAKSGHLSSVSSLAGYVNTRRHGRVVFAFLINGPPDPSDRAIVAAVDRIAQR, encoded by the coding sequence GTGCAGAACACCGCCGGCTCCAGGAGAAGCTCGAAACCCTCTCGCGCGCTTAGTTGCGCGCCGGCCGTTTTTGTAGCGCTGCTGGCGGCCTGCGGTCACGCGAGCGCGCCGTCAAAGCCCCCGGTCGCGGCTCCGCAGCGCACTCCCGCGCCGGCGTGGGGCAGCGCCGCTAAAAGCGATCTGCAAAACACGATCCGCCAGGCTCTTTCGCCCGCGCTCGCGCGCGCCTACGACTGGAGCTGCGCCGTCATTGCTGAAGACGGAACGCTGCTGTATGACGACCACAGCACGCGTGCTGTCGTGCCGGCTTCGGCTCAGAAGTTGATCGTCGGCGACGTTGTGTTGACGCGCCTGCGTCCCCACTATCGCTTTCACACGTTGCTTGCTGCCGCGGAGGCGCCGCGCGACGGAACCATCGGCGGCGACTTGTGGCTCGTCGGCTCGGGCGATCCATCGCTGCGCAGCGACGACTTGCGCCGCGGCGTGACAAAGATGCAGTCGGCCGGACTGCGCGCCGTTACGGGCGGCGTCGCAGTTGACGGCAGCGCGCTCGCCGGCGCCGAGCTCAATCCGCATTGGAATCCCGGCGACGCCAACGAGGATTTTATGGCTGCGATCAGCGGCGTTTCGATCGACGAAGACACCGTCGAGTTCAGGATTGCGGGCACGTCGGCCGGACAGCCGGCGCAGGTGCGCATCAAACCCCAAAGTGCGGCCGTTATCTATTACGGGTCGATTGCGACCGGTAATGCCGATGACGTCATTGTCGCGGCTACGGGTACGCCCAACGTCTTTCGTTTGGCCGGCACCATTCCACCAGGTGTGCGAGAGATTTTTTACTTGCCGGTGCACGGCATCCCGCATTATGCGGGAACGGTCTTGACACGTTTTTTGCGCGACGCGCAAATTACGGTTGCGCGCGGCCCGTCCGTTCGGCGCGTTCCGCAAGACGCGGCGATCCTGTGGGATCATCCGTCGCCCGAGCTGATGCAGCTCGTCCATCACATGATGATCTTTTCCGATAACCATTTTGCCGAGCAGTTCTTGCGCGCGCTCGGCGCATCGGCCGGCGGCCCCGCCGACGACGCGACCGGATTGGCAACCGAACGTGCCGTTTTGCGCGGGAAAGGCATTCCAACTCCGGGGCTGCACCTCGTCGACGGCAGCGGTCTCTCGGATGCAAACCGCGTTGCAGCGATCACCTTGGCGCGCATTCTGGCAATGGACGATCTCTATCCGATGCTCGCTCGCGGCGGTCTGGACGGAACCCTGAAGTGGTATCACTTCGCGCAAGCAAATGGGCGCGTGCGCGCCAAGAGCGGCCACCTTTCGTCGGTCTCGTCGCTCGCGGGCTACGTCAACACGCGCCGCCACGGGCGCGTCGTCTTCGCATTCCTGATCAATGGGCCACCCGACCCATCCGATCGGGCCATCGTCGCGGCCGTCGATCGTATAGCGCAGCGGTGA